In Montipora capricornis isolate CH-2021 chromosome 4, ASM3666992v2, whole genome shotgun sequence, a single genomic region encodes these proteins:
- the LOC138044424 gene encoding alpha-N-acetyl-neuraminyl-2,3-beta-galactosyl-1,3-N-acetyl-galactosaminide alpha-2,6-sialyltransferase-like produces MPSDFPLYYAGLADEDMLDEYLVGRRQLDHGQSSTMDVRRFLNVKYHQASVGKIKKAAAAGTIAVLFIIVLMSTIGSTRTENLPLKMPISAAKTDSETKVEDIDEKQHRSLAQTTSPDIPFELSIKCNACALVSSSGMLLGSNAGSQIDSADCVFRFNSAPTLGFEKDVGGRTTMRVLSVTGFESLIRGTWQRTLDSFENLDYMILLGPGKLLCKNCTLSKLYQRFSRYLGNTKLLKITKESYELVKQESINLGFNYARQGFPVSTRFYMLNLARHVCAQIRIFGMELENPCDSSRSVPLFYWDPDSWQRRCPSQKQSVQEQFKQGVKRLQMERRIFRSWAQRYHMEFFYPSQNLT; encoded by the exons CGGGCTTGGCAGACGAAGACATGCTAGATGAGTACCTTGTGGGTAGACGCCAGCTTGATCACGGACAAAGTTCAACTATGGACGTACGAAG ATTTCTCAACGTCAAGTATCACCAGGCATCGGTTGGAAAGATAAAGAAGGCAGCCGCTGCTGGGACAATAGCTGTCTTATTCATCATTGTTTTAATGTCCACCATTGGCTCAACACGAACAGAAAATCTCCCTTTGAAAATGCCAATTTCAGCCGCAAAAACAGATTCGGAAACTAAAGTGGAAGACATTGATGAAAAACAACATCGTTCACTCGCGCAGACCACGAGCCCGGACATACCTTTCGAGTTATCAATTAAATGTAATGCATGCGCGTTGGTGAGTTCCTCTGGAATGCTGCTGGGTAGCAACGCGGGCTCACAGATTGATTCTGCGGATTGCGTCTTTCGATTCAATTCGGCGCCGACGCTTGGTTTTGAAAAAGACGTTGGAGGCAGAACGACAATGCGTGTTCTTTCAGTAACGGGATTCGAGTCTTTGATTAGAGGCACTTGGCAGCGCACATTGGATTCCTTTGAAAATCTCGATTATATGATACTTCTTGGGCCTGGAAAATTGCTATGTAAGAATTGTACTCTTTCCAAACTTTATCAGCGGTTTTCTCGATACCTTGGAAACACGAAACTACTGAAAATCACAAAAGAAAGTTATGAGTTGGTGAAACAGGAGTCCATTAATCTTGGCTTCAATTATGCAAG ACAGGGTTTTCCCGTCTCTACAAGGTTTTACATGCTAAATCTTGCACGCCACGTTTGTGCTCAAATCAGAATATTTGGAATGGAATTGGAAAATCCTTGTGACAG TTCGCGTTCTGTTCCTCTCTTTTACTGGGATCCAGACTCCTGGCAGCGGCGATGTCCGAGTCAGAAGCAAAGTGTTCAAGAGCAATTTAAACAAGGTGTTAAAAGATTACAGATGGAGAGAAGAATCTTTCGATCCTGGGCCCAGAGATATCACATGGAGTTCTTTTATCCATCACAAAATTTGACATGA